The genome window ACAAAAATAGTGTTTATAGCCAACCCTAACAACCCCACAGGAACTTATGTTACAGAAGAGAAAGTAGAAAAATTTATGAATGACCTGCCAGAAGAGATAATGGTGGTATTTGATGAGGCTTACCGGGAATATGTGACCAGAAAAGATTATCCTAAAACGCTTCCCTATGTTAAGCGAGGGCAGACGGTAATTGTCTTGCGCACCTTTTCTAAGATTTACGGTCTGGCAGGTTTGCGTATTGGCTATGGAATAGGGAAATCTGAATTGATTGGCTTTATGGAGAGGATTAGACCTCCATTTAACACTAATTCGCTGGCTCAGATAGCAGCTCTGGCCAGCCTTTCTGATGAGACTCACATTAAGCGAAGTCGTAAATTAGTTGGCAATGAGAGAAAATACCTGGAGGAAAATCTGGAGAAGATGGGTATTGAATTCGTTCCCTCGGTGGCTAACCATATCCTACTCAAGGTAGGTAATGGACAAAATGTGTTTGAAAAACTATTGAAGAAGGGAATAATTGTGAGAGCTATGGTTGAATACGATTTACCAGAATTTATCAGGGTAACCATAGGTCTGCCCCAGCAGAACAGGCGATTCATTAATGCCTTAAAGGAGGTTATGGATAAATGTTCTTAACACTGAAGCCAGGAACCACAGAGCAAGGAATTGAAGAGCTGGTTAAGAAGATAGAAGAGTTGGGATTTCGAGGCCACATTTCCAGGGGTGCTGAGAGAACAGTAATTGGAGTGATTGGTGAGAATGCTATAGCTGCCAGAGAGGTGTTTGAAGGGTTCTTTACTGTGGAGTTGATCACTCCCATTTCTAAACCTTACAAGCTGGTTAGCAGGGAATTTAAGAAAGAAGATACGATAGTTAAGATTGGTGATGTTACTATAGGTGGAAAAGATATAGTGGTTATGGCAGGACCCTGCTCGGTGGAGAAGGAAGACCTCCTTCTCTCTATTGCCAGTAGCGTGAAGAAGGCAGGAGCAAAGGTTCTTCGTGGGGGGGCTTTCAAACCGAGAACTTCTCCCTATTCTTTTCAGGGATTGGGGGAGAGAGGACTGAAGTATTTAGCCAAGGCCAAAAAGGCAACGGGACTTTTGGTAGTTACCGAGGCTATGAATATCCAACAGGTAGAGCTGGTTTCCCGCTATGCAGACATCATTCAAATTGGAGCTCGCAATGTTCAGAATTTCGAGCTTTTGAAAGAAGCTGGCAAAAGTAAAAAGCCCATACTACTTAAGCGAGGTATAGCTACAACAATCGAAGAGTGGTTGATGTCTGCTGAATACATTGTTTCCAATGGAAATTCAAACGTGATTCTCTGCGAACGAGGGATTAGAACTTTCGAAAGCGCTACCAGGTTTACCTTAGATTTAAACGCAATTCCGGCTATAAAAGCCTGGAGCCATCTGCCAGTAATTGTAGACCCCTCGCACGGGACCGGCGTGCGTGATTTTGTGTGTTCGATGTCCAAAGCAGCAATTGCTTGTGGGGCCGATGGTCTGATTATCGAAGTACATTCCGACCCGGAACACGCTCTATCCGACGGAAAACAGTCTCTCCTGCCAGAAAATTTTGCCAGCTTAATGCAGGAACTAAAGAAACTTGCCCGTGTGATGGGCAGAAACTTATAAGAAAAAGAAAAAAGTGCCTGTCACCTTTTAAAATGAAAAAGTACCTGTCACCTTTTAAGGTGAGTATAATTGGCGTGGGTTTGATTGGAGGCTCTTTCGGTTTAGCTCTAAAAAAGAAAAGACTTGTTGGGCAAGTAATAGGAATCGGTCGCCATATCCATAAGTTAAAAGAGGCGAAAAGACTGGGCGCTATCGATAGCTACACTACGGATTTTGCACGAGGGGTTAAAGATTCAGACATAGTTATGGTTGCCGCGCCTGTAGGCAAAATTCCTCTCATTGTTAAGAGAATATTACCCCATTTAAAAGAAGGCTGTATTATAACTGATGTAGGGAGCACAAAGGAAAAGGTAGTTAAGAAAGTCCATGAGATTCTCTTAAAATCTTCTGGTAAGGGAAGAAGGCCAAAGGTCTCTTTCATTGGTGGTCACCCAATGGCGGGTTCAGAGAAGCAAAGTGTCAGAAACGCCAGGGCCGATATCTTCTCAGGCACCACCTGTGTTCTGACTCCAGCAGATAGAAATGGCCGGAAAGCAGCTAAAGTAATTAGAGACCTTTGGAAGAGGATGGGAGCGAGAATCCTTTTGCTTAAACCTGAGGAACATGACTATCTCGTAGCTTATACAAGCCACTTACCCCATGTGCTGGCGTCCATATTGGCTAATCTGATGGGCAGGGTTTGTAAGGAAGACCCTCGAGCGAGCAGAGCCATCGCGGGAAGTATCTCCGATATGACCAGAATTGCAGCCAGCAATCCTGAAATGTGGATAGACATCTGTCTGTCTAATAATAAAGCGATTTCAGAAAGTATCAACGTAATGATAAAACATCTAGAAAAATTCAAGAAGTCGATTGAAAAGAAAAGGAAGAGAGAAATTCAAGATTTGTTTCATAAAGGTAGACTGGCGAGGAGAAAATTAATCGGGTCGTAAATATGAAAAATATAGGAGTGGAGAGAAAAAAGAGAATTAAGGGAGAGATTTCTCTTCCCGGAGACAAATCTATTTCTCACCGGGCTATTATGCTGGGTAGTATCGCCCAGGGAAAAACTAGGGTCAAAGGATTTTCAGATTGTGCTGACTGCCGAAACACATTAAACGCTTTCCTTAAACTGGGGATAGAAATAGAAGACCACTCTCAGGGAGAATTGACTATTCATGGGCAAGGATTGAAGGGATTGACTTCGGCCAAAGAGATTATAGATGTCGGCAATTCGGGAACTACTATGAGACTTCTCAGTGGAATTCTTGCCGGACAGGATTTCTCCTCTACGATTACTGGTGATGAGTATCTCCAGAGGAGACCTATGAAAAGAATTATCCTTCCCCTGAGGGAGATGGGAGCAAAGATAAGTAGCCCTGACGACAACCATCCACCGATAACCATTGTGGGGCAGAAA of bacterium contains these proteins:
- the hisC gene encoding histidinol-phosphate transaminase produces the protein MIEKLVRKNVLDFQPYLPGKPIEEVKRELGLARVDKLASNENPLGPSPRAVSAMKKVLNRVNLYPDGSGFYLKKVLARKLKVKPESIILGSGTDEIIEIIGKTFLNPIDEIIVSKYAFIRYEMAGELMGCQVKKVPMKNFTHDLEAMKKAITEKTKIVFIANPNNPTGTYVTEEKVEKFMNDLPEEIMVVFDEAYREYVTRKDYPKTLPYVKRGQTVIVLRTFSKIYGLAGLRIGYGIGKSELIGFMERIRPPFNTNSLAQIAALASLSDETHIKRSRKLVGNERKYLEENLEKMGIEFVPSVANHILLKVGNGQNVFEKLLKKGIIVRAMVEYDLPEFIRVTIGLPQQNRRFINALKEVMDKCS
- a CDS encoding prephenate dehydrogenase, with the protein product MKKYLSPFKVSIIGVGLIGGSFGLALKKKRLVGQVIGIGRHIHKLKEAKRLGAIDSYTTDFARGVKDSDIVMVAAPVGKIPLIVKRILPHLKEGCIITDVGSTKEKVVKKVHEILLKSSGKGRRPKVSFIGGHPMAGSEKQSVRNARADIFSGTTCVLTPADRNGRKAAKVIRDLWKRMGARILLLKPEEHDYLVAYTSHLPHVLASILANLMGRVCKEDPRASRAIAGSISDMTRIAASNPEMWIDICLSNNKAISESINVMIKHLEKFKKSIEKKRKREIQDLFHKGRLARRKLIGS
- the aroF gene encoding 3-deoxy-7-phosphoheptulonate synthase, encoding MFLTLKPGTTEQGIEELVKKIEELGFRGHISRGAERTVIGVIGENAIAAREVFEGFFTVELITPISKPYKLVSREFKKEDTIVKIGDVTIGGKDIVVMAGPCSVEKEDLLLSIASSVKKAGAKVLRGGAFKPRTSPYSFQGLGERGLKYLAKAKKATGLLVVTEAMNIQQVELVSRYADIIQIGARNVQNFELLKEAGKSKKPILLKRGIATTIEEWLMSAEYIVSNGNSNVILCERGIRTFESATRFTLDLNAIPAIKAWSHLPVIVDPSHGTGVRDFVCSMSKAAIACGADGLIIEVHSDPEHALSDGKQSLLPENFASLMQELKKLARVMGRNL